A genome region from Proteus vulgaris includes the following:
- a CDS encoding polysaccharide pyruvyl transferase family protein, whose protein sequence is MNKKKCGIVTYHRAHNYGALLQAYALKKSLQKLSLEPVFIDYQPESISRGYELYPQLPKEKSISAFIRYIKDFIHLILDYKRKKNRFIAFETFIKKEINIHKPEGMFEYLFLGSDQIWNTSYTNGIDKHYYGIFDNLTANNTISYAASMGTSNINSEDEYTFIKYLEGLDGIGVREEKLANYISSISSLNPEITLDPTLLLSKSEWRSLKDSASIHVDEKPYLLIYEVHEHSLTQQIKEFISKKLGLSIVSLSSRTDCYTNKNNITDASPNDFIKLFSNASFVITTSFHGTVFSIINEVPFLTLKFNNDTDIRSESLLGQVNLLERHIESIADIDNLPLEFSFEESNLLLEKYRKKSIDFLKRHIRG, encoded by the coding sequence ATGAATAAAAAAAAATGTGGAATTGTTACTTATCATAGAGCTCATAACTATGGCGCATTACTACAAGCATACGCGCTTAAAAAATCATTGCAGAAACTTTCTTTAGAACCAGTTTTCATTGATTATCAACCAGAATCGATCAGTAGAGGATATGAATTATATCCTCAATTACCAAAAGAAAAATCCATTTCAGCTTTTATAAGATATATTAAAGATTTCATACATCTCATTCTAGATTATAAAAGAAAGAAAAATAGATTTATTGCGTTTGAAACCTTTATTAAAAAAGAAATAAACATTCATAAACCTGAAGGAATGTTTGAATATTTATTTCTTGGTAGCGACCAAATTTGGAATACATCTTATACTAATGGTATCGATAAACACTACTATGGCATATTTGATAACTTAACAGCAAATAATACTATATCATACGCTGCAAGTATGGGAACATCCAATATAAATTCAGAAGATGAATATACCTTTATTAAATATTTAGAAGGTTTGGATGGCATTGGTGTTCGTGAAGAAAAGCTTGCAAATTACATAAGCTCAATTAGCAGTTTAAACCCAGAAATTACTCTAGACCCAACATTGCTACTTTCTAAGTCAGAATGGAGGTCATTGAAAGATAGTGCAAGCATTCATGTAGATGAAAAACCTTATTTATTAATATATGAAGTTCACGAACACTCATTAACCCAACAAATCAAAGAATTTATATCAAAAAAATTAGGACTAAGTATTGTATCATTATCGTCTAGAACGGATTGTTATACCAATAAAAATAATATCACAGATGCGTCACCTAATGATTTTATAAAATTATTTTCAAATGCTAGTTTTGTTATTACGACATCTTTTCACGGTACTGTATTTTCTATAATAAATGAAGTTCCTTTTCTAACCCTGAAATTTAATAACGATACTGATATACGAAGCGAGTCATTATTAGGACAAGTAAATCTACTAGAAAGACATATTGAAAGCATAGCAGACATTGATAACCTTCCATTAGAATTTAGCTTTGAAGAAAGCAATTTACTACTTGAAAAATATAGAAAAAAATCAATAGATTTTTTAAAACGTCACATTCGAGGCTAG